One segment of Gordonia terrae DNA contains the following:
- a CDS encoding flavin-containing monooxygenase: MTIYSHHAGDPGLDYDVVVVGAGLSGLYAVHKLRGQGLRVHGYESAEGVGGTWYHNRYPGARCDVESIDYSYSFDEELQQEWTWSERFATQAEILAYLEHVADRFDLKSAYDFLTRVNTTVFDDERGAWTVTTDTGATASCRFLIMATGVLSATNKPDIDGRDLFAGETYHTGEWPHEAVVFAGKRVGVIGTGSSGMQSIPVIAETAEHLVVFQRSPNYSVPAGNRPLSDEFIAEVKANYAERRRLSRESGGGTPNAPYPKSALEVDAAERKRVYDEWWNRGGYLFAKAFPDQTTNIEANDTAREYVEARIREIVRDPAVADMLIPTDHPIGTKRIVTDSGYFETFNRDNVTLVNLRETPIEQIEPTGVRTSAQSFELDMLIFATGFDAMTGSLSRIDVRGRRGRALREEWAAGPRTYLGLAVHGFPNMFIVTGPGSPSVLANMVLGAEQHVDWVADAINYVAEHNATTIEAETDAVDSWVAECSAKASNTLFPSANSWYMGANIEGKPRVFMPYIGGFGAYGNICAEVAEAGYKGFEIS; encoded by the coding sequence ATGACCATCTACTCCCACCACGCCGGAGACCCCGGCCTCGACTACGACGTCGTGGTCGTCGGTGCCGGCCTCTCCGGTCTCTATGCCGTGCACAAGTTGCGTGGCCAGGGCCTTCGAGTGCACGGATATGAATCGGCCGAGGGTGTCGGCGGCACCTGGTACCACAACCGCTACCCCGGCGCCCGATGCGATGTGGAGAGCATCGACTACTCCTACTCCTTCGACGAGGAGCTCCAGCAGGAGTGGACCTGGAGCGAGCGGTTCGCGACGCAGGCGGAAATACTGGCCTACCTCGAGCACGTCGCCGATCGGTTCGATCTGAAGAGTGCGTACGATTTTCTGACGCGCGTGAACACCACGGTCTTCGACGATGAACGTGGCGCCTGGACCGTCACGACCGACACAGGTGCGACCGCCTCCTGCCGCTTCCTGATCATGGCCACCGGGGTCCTCTCGGCAACGAACAAGCCGGATATCGATGGGCGCGATCTGTTTGCGGGCGAGACGTATCACACCGGGGAATGGCCGCATGAGGCTGTGGTTTTCGCCGGCAAGCGGGTGGGTGTCATCGGAACCGGATCCTCCGGAATGCAGTCCATTCCGGTCATAGCCGAGACTGCGGAGCACCTCGTTGTGTTCCAACGGAGTCCCAACTATTCCGTACCGGCTGGGAATCGGCCGTTGAGCGACGAGTTCATCGCCGAGGTGAAGGCGAACTACGCCGAGCGTCGACGCCTCTCGCGAGAAAGCGGGGGCGGGACACCGAACGCGCCATATCCGAAAAGCGCTTTGGAAGTCGATGCGGCCGAGCGTAAGCGGGTGTACGACGAATGGTGGAACCGCGGTGGCTATCTCTTCGCCAAGGCGTTCCCCGACCAGACCACGAATATCGAGGCGAACGACACCGCGCGAGAGTACGTCGAGGCGCGTATCCGGGAGATCGTCCGTGACCCCGCAGTCGCGGACATGCTGATACCCACTGACCATCCCATCGGCACCAAGCGGATCGTCACCGACAGCGGCTATTTCGAGACCTTCAACCGCGACAACGTCACCCTGGTGAACCTCCGGGAGACCCCGATCGAGCAGATCGAGCCGACCGGGGTGCGGACGTCTGCGCAGAGCTTCGAACTCGACATGTTGATCTTCGCCACCGGATTCGATGCCATGACGGGATCGCTGTCCCGCATCGATGTCCGCGGTCGGCGCGGGCGGGCACTCCGTGAGGAGTGGGCGGCCGGGCCCCGGACGTACCTGGGGCTCGCCGTACACGGCTTCCCCAACATGTTCATCGTCACCGGGCCGGGCAGCCCGAGCGTCCTGGCGAACATGGTGCTCGGCGCCGAGCAGCACGTCGACTGGGTCGCCGACGCCATAAACTATGTGGCCGAACACAATGCGACGACGATCGAAGCCGAGACCGATGCCGTCGACAGCTGGGTTGCCGAGTGCTCGGCAAAGGCCTCGAACACCTTGTTCCCGTCCGCGAACTCGTGGTACATGGGTGCGAACATAGAAGGCAAACCGCGTGTGTTCATGCCCTACATCGGAGGCTTCGGTGCATACGGGAACATCTGTGCCGAGGTGGCCGAGGCCGGTTACAAGGGCTTCGAGATCTCGTGA